A window of Mucilaginibacter sp. PAMC 26640 contains these coding sequences:
- a CDS encoding Ni,Fe-hydrogenase I cytochrome b subunit produces the protein MAIIEPIRHDVQQPSKIKRFSSPLRLWHWINLIGISGSLITVAINATITDDHTTAELMKTEFEKSGAKLSDEQTRSVAHVLSDSVWGIHIYFGYALAALLLFRLVLEFFQLADQKFIRKINTAYHQYKTIKKERELARHELTVKAIYSVFYVLLIIMVITGLFLAFEDAFAAYKSIRHAVKEVHGFCMYLIIAFILVHIAGVLMAERKEGKGIVSDMINGGRNEN, from the coding sequence CAAAGATTAAACGATTTTCATCGCCGCTACGCTTATGGCATTGGATAAATTTAATTGGAATAAGCGGATCGCTGATTACCGTTGCTATTAATGCAACCATTACAGACGACCACACCACCGCTGAGCTAATGAAAACCGAATTTGAAAAATCGGGAGCTAAGTTAAGCGACGAGCAAACAAGGTCTGTAGCTCATGTTTTAAGCGATAGTGTATGGGGAATACATATTTATTTTGGCTATGCACTTGCAGCCTTGCTTCTTTTTAGACTGGTACTGGAGTTTTTTCAATTAGCCGATCAAAAGTTTATCCGAAAAATAAATACGGCTTACCATCAGTATAAAACCATTAAAAAAGAGCGCGAACTGGCAAGGCATGAACTTACCGTAAAAGCTATCTACTCGGTATTTTATGTGCTGCTTATTATCATGGTTATTACTGGTTTGTTCCTTGCTTTTGAGGACGCTTTTGCCGCTTATAAATCTATCAGGCATGCTGTAAAAGAAGTTCATGGATTTTGCATGTATCTGATCATTGCATTTATTTTGGTACATATAGCAGGCGTGTTAATGGCCGAACGCAAAGAAGGCAAAGGCATCGTATCAGACATGATCAACGGTGGCCGAAACGAAAATTAA